A stretch of Orientia tsutsugamushi DNA encodes these proteins:
- a CDS encoding bifunctional (p)ppGpp synthetase/guanosine-3',5'-bis(diphosphate) 3'-pyrophosphohydrolase → MQKTIDFAVKHCMYYELYPLEIGQMIVAIYPNYNALITSMLYTTVNTSNIETVQFSLKNIEDGFGAEVVKRVSNVLKLPFNNCVDDKLNQYDLNKIKIILLEIGKEEKTEVVLVRLAYLLHYISIFNRVPLTEEQIQFIVLEIVESYLPLIAELEIDDIQATVHQFLLSNLPLNATEQTVTDYLNIIKNVTPLIYNVVNKINDNLQHAGIRAEVSARVKSFYSIQQKMENKNIKFNQLDDIIALRIIVDSTNGALALCYKALSLIHNSYMFLPNKVQDFIKTPKENGYQSLHTIILGPANQKIEVQIRTSEMHRIAQSGTAAHWRYKSNFIKERRIRKVMQKLYEFSNGSHNLTLTVRILSTDKFISMTLLYSIDSIGVFFAKELHLDVRSANYNGVNIRFDLLMQFVQCNAENQQFVIFRNQDIYFRETSKPSNNVIADCSVARVNMETFEVHINNTIYSFANMVLVSMNNDYNLKIVRQPKQQNYTGIENGILANKQSTTFRPNTIKHGINVATIRNENEMVLLRIIDQSRAQPITLSHIPLARMNKVSNTVNQSNKEVLLNSIYQVVKVQTIAMQCTTFITSVTTAVLLETIDEDELHKIETVSPAAELLDTEMPRKYASEDDDDGLYRGLIVDDFKDEDDEEDEDYEDYEDEEDEEDEEDEEDEDYENYEDDESLENPEKIEHDKFLSEFDFITSTMEQIRLSESASNNALAAQHPKHVLTISVETERLKYRNMCKKLFAVLSKGLIIENVFEGIVDKFEEGVAKEWISSIPSPTNEDVFSIFCEEAIKQKHIHLMVQMLACNAVDRNFFEKFTTYQTTNGNTIHSIAFQFINQNMHRRYDTDNINIVTFTAYLLYAYTLKASNELFEKFLTDKLDGKISINDMALTIIVRNPKYTAGLATQLLCTYAIKGSYNSFVQAMNQEFNANNNNNCTIRTVILEYVKIEKNLWPVTFICKQLENAGKHELCYRIITYTTEYPDTFLSVTLKCITDSVKDGKDSSEMMECILAMISVAKSHVIDLIDKLINEKLDHENTVFSIVLKYIKEQKNYQPVDIIWEALKHNSQKMIPLAQRYDLIELMFDILREIKRHDIADEVYNKLINQKMLNDRTIFSETSQALKESSSIIDSYLRKIQEKIEDCEKDKKYIIHESNADDLTQLISLCSTACKVFFTKSEVLAKLIFHALMSNDFDEIVHRKIGKNVELFENILRLTNTFKVAGAIKVEKTTELAENLRKKMIDVLINCKNISEETFSKLLCFKDESNKPFILTRTDNSEIVGILKNRNMDDQKTFVNIFGTQKLGDYIRWLSCGDKKVYDMLLLDIGNVDDNTEIKFDDQFAAARNLATYIIKQALYDNTPSESNKCNTESRDDIYLYPHTSGMISERELSAMKYIDDTPCESSLENSDDGDDEVSFTGCS, encoded by the coding sequence ATGCAAAAAACTATAGATTTTGCTGTTAAACATTGTATGTATTATGAGCTTTATCCATTAGAGATAGGGCAAATGATTGTAGCTATATATCCAAACTACAATGCATTAATTACATCTATGCTTTACACTACAGTGAATACATCTAACATAGAAACTGTTCAGTTTAGTTTAAAAAATATTGAAGATGGTTTTGGTGCAGAAGTAGTTAAGCGAGTTAGCAATGTTCTTAAATTGCCGTTTAATAACTGTGTAGATGATAAACTAAATCAATATGATCTAAATAAAATAAAAATTATATTATTAGAAATAGGTAAAGAGGAGAAAACAGAAGTAGTACTTGTTCGATTAGCCTATTTATTACACTATATAAGCATATTTAATCGTGTTCCATTAACTGAAGAGCAAATTCAATTTATTGTGCTAGAGATAGTAGAATCTTATTTGCCACTGATAGCAGAACTTGAAATAGATGATATACAGGCAACAGTGCATCAATTTCTCTTGAGCAATTTACCACTCAATGCTACAGAACAAACTGTTACAGACTACCTAAATATTATAAAAAATGTAACGCCTTTAATTTACAACGTAGTTAATAAGATTAACGATAATTTACAGCATGCTGGAATTAGAGCAGAAGTATCAGCGAGAGTTAAATCTTTTTATTCTATTCAGCAAAAAATGGAAAATAAGAATATTAAATTCAATCAATTAGATGATATTATCGCTCTTAGAATTATTGTAGATTCTACTAATGGAGCATTAGCACTCTGTTATAAAGCGTTAAGTCTTATACATAACAGCTATATGTTTTTACCTAATAAGGTTCAAGATTTTATCAAAACTCCAAAAGAAAATGGCTATCAGTCTTTACATACGATAATTCTTGGACCAGCAAATCAGAAGATAGAAGTGCAGATACGTACTAGTGAAATGCATAGAATTGCTCAATCTGGCACTGCTGCTCACTGGAGGTATAAAAGTAATTTTATCAAGGAAAGGAGAATACGCAAGGTAATGCAGAAGCTATATGAATTTAGTAATGGATCACATAATCTTACTCTGACAGTAAGAATATTATCTACTGATAAATTTATAAGTATGACATTGCTTTATTCTATTGATTCAATAGGTGTATTTTTTGCTAAAGAATTACATTTAGATGTTCGTAGTGCTAATTATAATGGTGTTAATATACGTTTTGATTTGTTAATGCAATTTGTACAATGTAATGCAGAAAATCAGCAGTTTGTTATATTTAGGAATCAAGATATTTATTTTAGAGAAACCAGCAAGCCTAGCAATAATGTTATTGCTGATTGTAGTGTAGCAAGAGTTAACATGGAAACTTTTGAAGTGCATATTAACAATACTATTTATTCTTTTGCCAATATGGTCTTAGTAAGCATGAATAATGATTACAATTTGAAAATAGTAAGACAGCCCAAACAACAAAATTATACCGGTATTGAAAATGGAATATTAGCTAATAAGCAGAGTACTACTTTTAGACCAAATACTATAAAGCATGGTATTAATGTAGCAACCATAAGAAATGAAAATGAGATGGTGTTATTAAGAATTATAGATCAGTCTAGAGCTCAGCCAATAACGCTATCACATATTCCATTAGCTAGAATGAATAAAGTTAGTAATACAGTTAATCAAAGCAACAAGGAGGTGTTGTTAAACTCTATATATCAAGTTGTCAAAGTTCAGACGATCGCAATGCAATGTACTACTTTTATAACAAGTGTTACTACAGCAGTATTGTTAGAAACTATAGATGAAGATGAATTGCATAAGATAGAAACAGTTAGTCCTGCTGCTGAGCTGTTAGATACTGAGATGCCTAGGAAGTATGCTAGCGAAGATGATGATGATGGACTATATAGAGGGTTAATTGTTGATGATTTTAAAGATGAAGATGATGAAGAGGATGAGGATTATGAAGATTATGAAGATGAGGAGGATGAGGAGGATGAGGAGGATGAGGAGGATGAGGATTATGAGAATTATGAAGATGATGAATCACTAGAAAATCCTGAAAAAATTGAGCATGATAAATTCCTCTCTGAGTTCGACTTTATAACAAGTACAATGGAACAAATTAGACTAAGTGAAAGTGCAAGCAATAATGCTTTAGCAGCTCAACATCCAAAACATGTTTTAACCATTAGTGTAGAAACTGAAAGGTTAAAGTATAGAAATATGTGTAAAAAATTGTTTGCGGTATTGAGTAAAGGACTGATTATAGAAAATGTATTTGAAGGGATAGTTGATAAGTTTGAAGAAGGGGTTGCTAAAGAATGGATTAGCTCCATTCCTTCACCTACTAACGAAGATGTTTTTTCAATATTTTGCGAAGAAGCAATAAAGCAAAAACACATTCACCTGATGGTGCAGATGCTTGCATGTAATGCTGTAGATCGCAATTTTTTCGAAAAGTTTACAACATATCAAACTACAAATGGGAATACAATTCATTCAATTGCATTTCAATTCATAAACCAAAATATGCATAGAAGATATGATACTGATAATATTAATATTGTTACATTTACTGCATACTTATTGTATGCATACACTCTAAAAGCATCAAATGAGTTGTTTGAAAAGTTTTTGACAGATAAACTGGATGGTAAGATTTCAATTAATGATATGGCACTAACCATTATAGTAAGGAATCCTAAGTATACAGCTGGATTAGCTACTCAGCTATTATGCACATACGCTATTAAAGGATCATATAACTCGTTTGTTCAAGCTATGAATCAGGAATTTAATGCTAATAATAATAATAATTGTACAATAAGGACTGTAATACTAGAATATGTAAAAATTGAAAAAAACCTCTGGCCTGTAACTTTTATCTGCAAGCAATTAGAAAATGCTGGTAAACATGAGTTATGTTATAGGATTATAACTTATACAACTGAATATCCTGACACTTTTCTTTCTGTAACATTGAAATGCATAACAGATAGTGTTAAAGATGGAAAAGATAGTTCTGAAATGATGGAATGTATTCTTGCAATGATTTCTGTTGCTAAATCACATGTAATTGACTTGATTGATAAGTTAATAAACGAAAAACTTGATCATGAAAACACGGTTTTTTCAATTGTGTTGAAATATATAAAAGAGCAGAAAAATTACCAGCCTGTTGATATTATATGGGAAGCATTAAAACATAACTCACAAAAAATGATTCCATTGGCACAAAGATATGATTTGATTGAGCTGATGTTTGATATATTACGTGAAATTAAAAGGCACGATATTGCAGATGAAGTATATAATAAGCTAATAAATCAGAAAATGCTAAATGATAGAACTATTTTTTCTGAAACATCTCAAGCACTTAAGGAAAGTTCAAGTATAATTGATTCGTATTTAAGAAAAATTCAAGAAAAAATAGAAGATTGTGAAAAAGATAAGAAATACATAATACATGAATCAAATGCAGATGATTTAACTCAGCTAATATCATTGTGTAGTACAGCCTGTAAAGTATTTTTTACAAAAAGTGAAGTATTGGCTAAATTAATATTTCATGCATTAATGAGCAATGATTTTGATGAGATAGTACATCGTAAAATTGGAAAAAATGTAGAATTATTTGAAAATATATTACGCCTAACCAATACTTTTAAAGTGGCTGGAGCTATTAAAGTTGAAAAAACTACAGAATTAGCTGAGAACCTAAGAAAAAAAATGATTGATGTGTTAATTAACTGTAAAAATATAAGTGAAGAAACATTTAGTAAGTTGCTGTGCTTTAAAGATGAGAGTAATAAACCATTCATATTGACGAGAACAGATAATAGTGAAATCGTAGGTATACTAAAGAATAGGAATATGGATGATCAGAAAACATTTGTGAATATTTTTGGAACTCAAAAGCTAGGCGATTATATACGATGGCTTTCATGTGGTGATAAGAAGGTGTATGACATGTTATTATTAGATATAGGCAATGTTGATGATAACACTGAGATTAAGTTTGATGATCAGTTTGCTGCTGCAAGAAATTTGGCTACATATATAATAAAGCAAGCATTATATGATAATACTCCATCTGAAAGCAATAAATGCAATACAGAATCAAGAGATGATATATATTTATACCCACATACATCAGGCATGATATCTGAAAGAGAACTCAGTGCTATGAAATATATAGATGATACACCCTGTGAGAGTTCTCTAGAGAATTCAGATGATGGTGATGATGAAGTTAGCTTTACTGGTTGTAGTTGA
- a CDS encoding Rne/Rng family ribonuclease, whose product MTKRILVDASYPNETRVALIDNNCRIAEIEYETANKHLIKGNIYLATITKIEPSLQAAFIDYSNGKSGFLPFSEIHPDYYNNVTNSLPFDTMPLVEITSEEIKEQESCKNIQNEENIDTEESDADDSKIITAFKNTTNVQNDEIEPVSKQNSQEIAESLLPHKQQEIQDVISSGQIVLVQATKESRGNKNASFTTYISLSGKYCILTPNLSNHSGISRRITNSEDRKQLKTIVGNLISKITKTSSVIIRTAGSRRTAYEIKKDFNYLLKLWNEIINTAKQAKPPAFIYVENDIIRKTILDIYNISVQEMIIQGKAAYDYAVKFMNAILPSEVHKIKEHKSTIPIFAQYNLEEQLATLYKPIVTLPSGGYIVINPTEALIAIDVNSGKDTSEQNIEETAVKTNLEAAKEISHQIKLRNLSGLITIDFICMTDSKNHKLIEKSFKKYLAKDKAKIQVDSINSFGVLQLSRQRLRPSFLESNSVICSHCSGKGIVRAEESNAMIILRTIENEIHTSKSNIINVYAHLHSVTYILNNKRTEIADIEKKYNVQLKFYNDFQSTSDSFSIEKVTLSASTTKSALIEQPVVTSAKLLENIENPASQAISNTNISGSKILSIKSNKRRARKQTHNLDLSAEQSVQQISKPVNDKKDNPPNNKNQPTRPIKRRTKPSILETTKS is encoded by the coding sequence ATGACTAAACGAATTCTAGTAGATGCAAGTTACCCTAATGAAACTAGAGTAGCTTTAATAGATAATAATTGCCGTATAGCAGAAATTGAATATGAAACAGCAAACAAACATTTAATCAAGGGGAATATATATCTTGCAACAATTACTAAGATCGAACCTTCTTTGCAAGCTGCATTTATTGATTACAGTAACGGAAAAAGCGGCTTTTTGCCATTTAGCGAAATACACCCAGATTATTATAATAATGTTACTAACAGCTTGCCATTTGATACTATGCCTTTAGTAGAAATAACTTCAGAAGAGATTAAGGAGCAAGAATCATGCAAGAATATTCAAAATGAAGAAAACATCGATACCGAAGAATCTGATGCTGATGACAGTAAAATAATTACAGCATTTAAAAATACTACAAATGTCCAAAACGATGAAATTGAACCAGTAAGCAAACAAAACAGCCAAGAAATTGCAGAATCTTTGCTACCCCATAAGCAACAAGAAATTCAAGATGTAATTAGCAGCGGGCAGATTGTTCTAGTTCAAGCAACTAAGGAATCTAGAGGTAATAAAAATGCATCCTTTACCACTTATATTTCTTTATCAGGTAAATATTGTATACTAACCCCTAACTTATCAAACCATAGTGGCATTTCAAGAAGAATTACAAATTCAGAAGATAGAAAACAATTAAAAACAATAGTAGGCAATCTAATATCAAAAATAACAAAGACATCAAGCGTTATTATTAGAACTGCTGGCTCTCGTAGAACTGCATATGAAATTAAAAAAGATTTTAATTATTTATTAAAGCTCTGGAATGAAATTATCAATACAGCTAAGCAAGCTAAGCCACCTGCATTCATTTACGTTGAAAATGATATTATCAGAAAAACTATTCTTGATATTTATAATATTTCTGTGCAAGAAATGATTATACAAGGTAAAGCAGCTTATGATTATGCTGTTAAGTTTATGAATGCTATTTTGCCATCAGAAGTACATAAAATTAAAGAACATAAATCTACAATTCCAATCTTTGCTCAATATAATTTAGAAGAGCAGCTTGCCACATTATATAAACCAATAGTTACTCTTCCGTCTGGAGGATATATTGTTATTAATCCAACAGAAGCTTTAATCGCAATTGATGTAAACTCTGGCAAAGATACTTCTGAACAAAATATCGAAGAAACAGCTGTCAAAACTAATTTAGAAGCAGCAAAAGAAATTAGTCACCAAATTAAGTTAAGAAACTTATCAGGACTAATTACTATAGACTTTATTTGCATGACAGATTCTAAGAATCATAAATTAATTGAAAAAAGCTTCAAAAAATATCTTGCTAAAGATAAAGCAAAAATACAAGTTGATTCTATTAACTCTTTTGGAGTATTACAACTGTCTAGGCAAAGATTAAGACCATCTTTCTTAGAATCTAACTCAGTTATATGCTCACATTGCAGTGGTAAAGGAATAGTTAGAGCTGAAGAATCTAATGCTATGATTATATTACGCACTATCGAAAATGAAATACATACATCTAAATCAAATATTATAAATGTTTATGCTCACTTACATTCAGTTACATATATTCTAAATAATAAGCGAACCGAAATAGCTGATATAGAAAAAAAATATAATGTACAGTTGAAATTTTATAATGATTTCCAATCTACTTCAGATAGTTTTTCCATAGAAAAAGTTACATTATCTGCAAGTACTACTAAAAGTGCTCTTATAGAACAGCCAGTAGTAACTAGCGCTAAATTATTGGAGAATATAGAAAATCCTGCTTCACAAGCAATATCTAACACTAATATTTCAGGCTCTAAAATATTATCAATAAAATCAAATAAACGAAGAGCAAGGAAACAAACTCATAACCTAGATTTATCAGCAGAACAATCAGTTCAACAAATATCTAAACCAGTAAATGATAAAAAAGATAATCCTCCAAATAATAAAAACCAACCTACTAGGCCAATAAAAAGAAGAACAAAACCAAGTATACTAGAGACTACAAAATCATAA